The Aspergillus luchuensis IFO 4308 DNA, chromosome 4, nearly complete sequence DNA window CAACAAGGATATTATGTACGTATTGGTGCCCAAACTTTCTCTTGCCTGGTCACTATCGTAAGGCTATGTGTGGCCTCCGATTGACTCCCCTGTCGTCCAGGAACAATCTACGAATGATATCTGGCGATGCATCTGTGTAGCTGTTCAGCGCGCAATCAGTCAGCACAACATTGACCCAGAGACCGTGAGGGGCATTGGGTTCGATGCGACATGCTCATTGTCGGTTTTTTCTAATGTGACGAACGAACCGATCTCCGTGACGGGTCCCAACTTCAACTCGGACCGCAATGTGATCCTCTGGCTCGATCATCGCCCAGTGGAGGAAACCGAAAGAATCAATGCCACAAACCACAATTTGCTCCGCTATGTGGGCGGAAAGATGTCCATCGAGATGGAGATCCCCAAAGTCCTGTGGCTGAAAAACCATATGCCAAAAGAGCTCTTTGACCAGTGCAAATTCTTTGACCTGGCTGATGCCCTAACTTACATTGCCACCGGCGCCGAGCAGAGAAGCTTCTGTAGTGTAGTCTGCAAGCAGGGATATGTTCCTGTAGGAGTGGACGGGAGCGTAAAAGGTTGGCAGGAAGACTTTTTGAAGCAAATTGGTCTGGAGGACCTGTCAAAGGATGATTTTAAGCGAATGGGCGGTGTCGACGGGGTGGTGagcctttttctttgatgATCCTAACAACCACACGTGTTCCCCCTTATCCACCTCCTACCTGGCAACGAGTTTGACGGCTAACTGATGCTTCAGAATGGCAATTATCTTAGCGCTGGTGAACTGGTTGGCACATTGTGTGACAAAGCTGCCTCAGAGCTGGGTCTGCCCCCGGGGATTGCAATCGGCAGCGGCGTCATCGATGCCTATGCAGGTTGGATTGGCACCGTCGGCGCTAAGGTTGATCTCGAGTCGGAACAGCTGAGCTCTGACATCGCCAAGAACGATAAAGCGCAGGCATTCTCTCGCTTGGCCGCCGTCGCTGGAACATCGACCTGCCATCTTGCGATGTCCCCAGATCCAGTTTTTGTTCCTGGCGTCTGGGGGCCTTACCGCGATACTATTCAGCCCGGGTATTGGATGGCTGAGGGCGGCCAGTCCGCAACCGGGGAGCTGCTCAAGCATGTTATCGAGACCCACCCCGCGTTCAATCAGGCACTCTCGATCGCTGAGTCGTACAACGCCAATATATATGAATATCTGAACGAGCATCTTCGAGAAATGGTTCATGACCAGAAGGCTCCTAGTATCTCTTATCTAGGCCGACACATTTTCTTCTACGGCGATCTTTGGGGCAACCGTTCCCCCATTGCAGACTCTGCAATGACAGGTTCTCTGATTGGGATGACGAGTGACAAGTCGGTGGATGGCCTCGCCATTCATTACTATGCCACGCTCGAATTTATCGCGCTACAAACCAGGCAAATCGTGGAGACAATGAACAAAGCAGGCCATAGCCTCACCTCCATTTTCATGTCGGGCTCTCAGTGCCAGAATGATATCTTGGTCAAACTGATAGCATCTGCCTGTGACATGCCTGTGCTTATACCTCGTTATATTCATGCTGCTGTTTGCCATGGTGCAGCCATGCTGGGTGCAAAAGCCGCTAGTGCTGACGCAGAAGGCAAGACAGAAGATCTATGGTCTATCATGGACCGCATGAGCAAACCAGGAAAGAAAGTCGTCCCAACGACGGATAAGACGGAGAAGGCCTTGCTTGACGCCAAATACAAGGTCTTCTTGGAGCAATGTTACAAGCAGCAGGAGTACCGAGCCCTCGTAGACCAAGCCGTGGCCTCTTGGAAGTCCTAACCTACTTTCTCCAATTAAAATGTTTCTTTCCGCGTTGCGGAAAATCACAGTCTCTCTTTTCGTTTTTACCGAAGGAGGCAGAGAGATCATGACAAAACTTGCGGGCAATAGTGGCTAGCGTGCAAAGATAGCCGTACATGTTACACGCATCTACCATAGAATATTACGCAAGACATGCAAACAGACCATGAGTAAACGATTATGAAAGTCTAATTATACAACTTCAATAATGTGGCAGATATACATGTTCGAAAAGCCCAACCAGCACGCAAATGTTAAACAATTTCGGGCAATCTTGTCACACTCTAAAACACGGGAGGCAATGCACGCATAATCCGCAGCGAAAGTGTCTGCCTCAACCCTCAGGCGGATGGATTCCCAGCCCTCACCAAGGATTTGACAGGCAGACACACAAATTAATCTACACTCAAAAAGCCCTTCCACTCCTGGTCCTACCGATCGTATAATACTTCTCGACTGGACTCGAACCAAGGGCCAGCGTATCGAAACGATCGACACCCATGGTCTCCAAGTTGCTGTAGCCAGAGAGATAGAATCCAATCACAACCACGAGGTACGTAAGAACGAGGATAGAGCCCTTAAAATAGTTGCTCTTTCCTTCGCCGTGCACGTAGGAGAGCAAAAAGACACAAAGGATCACGGACACCATGTCCCACTGCGGGAAGATAAGGCTGTAAGGGAAAGGTTGTTAGCAAGGTTTCTTGCTTCACATATTGTTTCTAAGGGACAAAAAGTACGGCATGATCAAACATACTTGAAGGTGTGGCTTAGTAGCTCAGAAGGATCGATGACGCGGGCGTAGAGAGCACTGAATAGAACTAAAGCAGGAATCTGCAGAAGGCAGACCTGGAGAGCGTAGGCTGAACCAATCTCCATGGACAGCGCGATATTACCGTTCATAGCAAACGAAATAGCGTTCTGTGGGCCAGATGAATAAGTTAATCTGATCTTACTGGCAGCGGTTATTGAGGAATACATACCAGAAACTCTGTTGTGTTGGGGACCAGGGCAAAGAGCGTGATTCCAAGGAACTTTTCATCGATGTCGACACTTTCCAAGACCACGTCCACCGTGTTCACGAGGATTTCTGCGATGACAGCATAAAGAATAGTAGCACCCAGAAGTATTACAGAACTTCTCGTTTTACTCCAGTTGGGTGCATCATGACCGCCGCTAGTATGGCCAGGCTCCAACCCGATATCCTCGCTTTCCTCAAGCAAGGTCTTCACTTGATCAGCGGGACTTTTAGCCGCTTGACgcgtgcttgcttgctgggccAAGGGCTTCCTTGTTCGGGCCGCATCGCGAGcggcaacagcagcagccgttgCGGCAACCTCTGTCACCTGGCGCACAAGATCCTCATTGTCTTCATTGGACAGACCAGTGAAATTTCTCAGCTTGGGGTTGCTATCGTCGCCTTCCGTCCGAGGGGGCACAAGGTATGGTGTTGTGCTCTTTCCTTGCAAAGAGGAGGTAGAGTCGGATTGGGCGTTATGATCATTGGGGTTTTCAGATAGTCCGACCTGCTTTAGAGACTGCCCCAGTATGCGCTTGTACAGTTGAGAATCCCGAACCGAGCCCTTGGTGATGGAACCACCAGTGCTCCCAGCCTGAATGTGAGGGAAATCGCCGTGTCGAGCTTCGTAGGCGGCTTGTTCGTTTGCGAGAGCTacagccttcttctcctctacTTCTGTCGCCCAGATGAGAGCAGCATGGGTCCTCAGCGTGAACCATAACCCGATGACGTAGGACAGGAACAAGAATATAGCAGCGAACCACGAATATGGCTGGACGGCCTTCCGGAAGAAGCTGTCATTCACGGCCGGCGTCTGAGAAAAATAACAGCGACGACAATCGCTGTCCTCTGTTCCTACAGTGGTAACGCATAAGCGGCAGTTGAGCTCATGCTAAAAACCAGGTTGTCAGCGAAAGTGCTAGATGGACAATCACACAGCAGACAGTGACACTTACGCTGCCATATATCTGGTAAAAGAGCGTGGGTCCGAATGCAGCAATAACCGCAAACATCAGCATTGTCGACGTGACGCCCGCAGACTTCACATTGAACCGCTGGGTCTTGCGCTTGATAGCGCCAAAGCACATGGAAAGTCCCGGAAGAAATAGGATACCTGCAAAGATGCTACCGATAATGCTGCCCTCAACAAGTTGCCCTTTGCCTTCGGTTAAAGCAACACAGTAAAGATAGACTTCAACTACGGTCGAGAAGAAGGCATTCACAGCTGCACCCATGCCCATGGAGGATTGAGCGGAAATCGATGCAACGGCCTGTCCAATGAAATAGGCCAAGGGAATGATGGAGACAAGCGCAAGGGTGAATATAAGACCTGGGTGCGTGATGGCAGATTGGAGGCCCAGTGTCTCGCTGAGAAGAAAGTAGTCAAAAATGACGAATAATACGACACCAAGAAGGTTGATCAAAAAAATGTTGGTCCCGCCGACAGTATACTTCCAATATCTCAACCCTGCTGCACGATAGGTGCATAACAggacggatgaggaggacccGGGACTGAGTCTGGTGTAGGTGGTGTCGGAATGGTACGACAGAGCCAAGGGGTGACGACGAAGGTGATCAAACAGGATAATGGTCACACGTCCCATGGGAATCCAGAAGACCAATAACCAGCAAAGCAGCGAGACTAGAAGCATTAGAGGCCCTACGAGAAAGTAGAAAAAGACGAAGAATACGACGCGGCCAAGCGTCCACTCGCCACGACCGAATAGGCGCCGCTTAGGATGGCTAAGGGGACTCTCTCGAGGGCTGCCCCTTTGCGTTCGCCCTAGAAGACTATCTTGTTCGCTGGCCGAGTCGAcactgtttcttcttctcccgacCAGTGACCGATCGCGTCGAGGTCCGAAGAACAGCCGGCCATGCTCTAAGTCGCCATTCTGCCATTGTTCGTACTCACTAATGCTGCGGCCTTCaccctcgtcttcttctgcgtAATTTTCGTCCGTGTCCAGACGGACGAAGGAACCAAATGGATATATCAAGTACCACGAAAGCCCCGAGAAGACTCTCCCATATTCTAGTGCGCTGGGGGAATATGCGAAGACGAAACAAGCGACAGCACCTGTAAGCGCAGCCAAGGCTAACCACCAACCAAAAAATACTGTCCACAGAAGGTTAGTCAAGAACAACAAGTTGCCCACGCGACCGCCAGGCGACGAATGGATATCGCCTTCGGCGGTCTTTTCTACCGAACGGCTCTTTTTGTACAAGGCAGGTTTCCAGAGCCTTATCCCAAAAGGGTGAGTCTCGTTGATGGCCTGCTGGCGATCCTTCAGCGTGAAGCTTTCGGCATCACTAGTctctgcttcatcttcatcattgttATCGTTACTATCAGGGCTCCCACTCTCCGACTGTTCAGCCGAAGGCTCTAATTCCGTACCCGGATCAGGCAGGCCAGTCACTTCTTCGCTTTCGTTTTCGGTTTCCGGTTGAATCAATGGGCTGTTCATGCGAGCATTGAGTCTTCGTCGCAGAGTCGAGCTCTGTTTTCTCAAGGGACGTATCCTAGGCGATGACTGGGGATTGGACGCGTGTTGCAGAGCTATATCCTCCTCTACTTCTTGTACATCATCCTCCGTAGAAAATTCCTGCCCCTTGTGAGGTACCTGTCGCTTAGAAGACATACGGCGTGTTACAGATGGTTTCCTCGGTCTGTCGGGCTGCAGCGGTGGGGTGGAAGTCGACTGAGAGGTAGGCATGCGACTCGAGCTTTCTGGCTGGTTTTCTTCCAGACGGGGATCAAGGTCCATCCTTGCGGGAGAATCCAAGGTCCCTACAGGAGAAATTAGTCTTTAGGATCACAACGGGGCAAAGAAGCGAGAGAGCGCACCATAGTTCCGCCTGGATTGTGTCGCATTCCTCTGCTGACGGTAAGCTCCAGATGACATATCCTCGTTATCGACGTTTGACGATGAGTCGGCGGGATCGATGGGATGAGAAGGACCCTGACCCTCCCTTTCGTCGTTGTTTGACATGGTTGGTCAGTTTGTTTCGAGACTCGATTTTCTTAgcaactttttttttttaccagCCCCCTTTCACCGTCTTTGTGATGATCTTGGAAAAACAGGGAGGCTGGGGGATGCCAGGAAAAGGATAGTTCGAGAAACACTAGTAAAAGCGAGTGGCCTGCACTTGAAACAGAAACGgagatatctttcttttaaCATGAACCAAAAAGCGACTAAGTTACATGTTGGAGTAagcccaagaaaaaaaaaacaatcCGGGACGGACAGAAAGCGAGAGGGTAGAGAAGCAGGCGCGAAATGAGAAAagcagctagctagttagttagatcATGAGATAAGGTCTCACTCGCATCCCCGCAGTCAGCTGAGACCTTAGATATGCAGGTCACAGACTCGACCAAGAAGGATTGCACAATTTCAAAGACGAGTCCAGCAATAGTATTTGAGCTGGATGCCGAGAGATTGACCCGGGTAGGCTGTGGGTTGAAGCTGATCAACATTTGACTGGagaagatgtggatgtgtaTCTACTGCGTACCACAGCGCTGACCAGCTACGTAATGCGTGTACCCCCTCGTTACGTACAGTACATACATTCACCATACGAGATATGGGATCGCATCGGATCTGCCTGAATGGCCTATTCTATTGCTTTGCTTCATGCTCTTGGTGCCGCTATTCTTTACTGTAAGATGGGCCTAACTCCAGCGTGACTGTTGTTAACATGTGTGTTTGGAATGGTGTCATATTATTCTAACAGTCCTGGTTGGGTGACATACCCACTCTACTAGGTAACCAGAGAATATTACATCACATGACCTGCTGCACTAGCCTCAGCCCTTGTGGCTGGTGTTTGTCCGAAGCGCTCTGCTGATATCAGCTAGTAGCCTACTTCGGGTTACCTCACCTAAACTAACAGCTAACTGCGGTACCTATCCCGCAAGAGCTCTCTCGACCCAGCTACCATAACCACGCTTTTCATCACCTTCACTGTGCCTCACAGTTCGGCTGTTTTCTTCCGATTTCTCAGATCCGATTCAAAAAGGACTCTAGTGGTTCCTGAGATTGCCCCCAATTCAAATAGGTCGCCGACGCCCAGTTCTTCGTGATTCACGCCTCGCTGTGGCCGTATCTAGGAGCGTCATACCTGGCAGTCCATCATGGCGCTCGACAACTATTATCGCAACAAGATTGAGAGCATGAAGCTCGAAATCATTCAGGGTCAGGCTGTCTTACGGAGACTGGAAGCACAGCGCAATGACTATAATTCGAGGGTGCGGTTACTTCGGGAAGAACTCGGCCTGCTTCAACAGCCTGGATCCTATGTCGGGGAGGTAGTCAAAGTGATGAGCACCAAGAAAGTCCTCGTCAAAGTGCATCCCGAGGGCAAATATGGTAAACCCCCTCTGCAAGTTTGCTCAGCTCGAGTCTTTGCTCGCTCAACTCCGTGCGTCTCTTACTAACCTCTCTTGGCGACGCTATAGTGGTGGACATCGCGGATGGCGTTGATATCAGCAAGCTCACTGTAGGAAAGAGGGTCGCTTTACTCTCGGATTCCTAtaagttggagaagatgctaCCCTCGTCGGTTGACCCGCTGGTGTCGCTAATGATGGTCGAGAAGGTGCCTGATAGCACGTATGACATGATTGGTGGACTCGACCAGCAGATCAAGGAAATCAAGGAAGTCATCGAGCTTGGCTTAAAACATCCGGAGTTGTTCGAGTCGCTTGGTATTGCACAGCCAAAGGGAGTACTACTCTACGGACCTCCAGGAACCGGCAAAACCCTGCTTGCCCGAGCGGTAGCCCATCACACCGATTGTCGGTTTATCAGAGTGAGCGGATCGGAATTGGTGCAAAAATACATCGGTGAAGGTAGCCGTATGGTTCGCGAGCTATTCGTAATGGCTCGAGAGCATGCTCCCAGTATCATATTCATGGATGAGATCGACAGCATTGGATCCAGCCGTATAGACTCGGCGGGTTCGGGTGATTCAGAGGTACAGCGGACGATGCTTGAGCTTCTCAATCAATTGGACGGATTTGAGCCTACCAAaaacatcaagatcatcatggccaccAACCGGCTTGACATCCTGGACCCGGCCTTGCTACGTCCTGGCCGGATTGACCGGAAGATTGAGTTCCCCCCGCCGTCGTGAGTATCCCTTGTGACTTGGCTCTTGTCAGGTGAAGATTATGTTACGATTTGCTAATCGATTTCCGTCTTACAGGGTGGAAGCACGTGCCGATATTTTGCGAATCCACTCGCGGTCGATGAACTTGACGCGAGGCATCAACCTAACGAAgattgcggagaagatgaacgGATGTTCTGGAGCTGAACTGAAGGGTGTGTGTACGGAAGCAGGCATGTACGCTCTGCGAGAGCGGCGAGTACATGTTACTCAGGAGGATTTCGACCTAGCCACCGCCAAGATCCTCAACAAGCACGACGACAAAGAAGTCGCGGTCTCCAAGCTTTTCAAGTAAAGAAGGGTTGGCGTGTGAATAGTACCAGATCACTACAGCAAGAACTATTGGCATTTATTTTCGATGTTCTCTGATGGCCGCCTCGGCGACATCGCCACATATGTATTCCAATCATAACACCCACACATAATTCTTCTCAGTGTCCCTGTTGGAGACcgggtatgtgtgtgtgtgtgacgTTGAGGTCTAAGATGGGCCTCCCTGTGCGCATACAGTATCGTAATCGGGGGTTTTTTAGCGGTCGGGTGGACGCGAAGAATAAGTCTCAGATCTGGCCGTACTACTAGGCATAAGTACACCCTTGTGACTACATAGTTGGTTGACATACGGCCCATTATTAAGAGTCCGGAAGGGTAAGGCGTAGCAAACCAATGAAGTGCGTCTTTCATTGGATGCTCAGGAGATGATCATCTCGTCATCTACTTCACATAGTCAGGCATGGCCTACTTTGTAGTACTTGGGCAATACTTACTGCGTGATTACCATATCTATTTGGTCTTAAGTCTGGCATTGTCTACTGgcggatgaatggatgaacTACATGATGCTTCGATGATCGTGTCATAGATCTTATTCATGCCCAATATCTTGCCTAACCCGGGGAGATGTGCCACAGTCGCCTCCCCTTTCCCCGGATGCTTGTATGACGTATGCCGTATGGAAAGGAAGCTTTTATTGGGGAGACTGCAGCGCCATGTTTCTTCAAGACCGATcaggggagggtgaggtcTTAGTGAAATGTTATCAAGGTCAAGGCACATGCACTGTGGCTGCTTACCTGCCTCTTTACGTGATCGCAAGAGTTTCTTTTTGGGCTTATAAGGGAAGTACAGATCAGCTAGtgagtaagtactagtactgtgTGCTGCAGTGATCGACAAGATGGTAGCAAGTGAGCTCAACTGACCGCCAAGAATTCACTACTGACTGTATAGTACACTTATGTACTAGATTGATATGTACTATGCCGAAGTCTACCTACTCTCTGTCTGTCCATCGCCAGGAATCTTGTGCAACACCAGGCTTGGCAGAGGGATGGGCAACATGGATTCGGCGACAGCCAAGCCGCCAAGATGGACCTGAAATAAGTAGGGTTTGCAGGGGAGGAAGTTTGACTGCGATGTGATAGGCAGTTATAGTAAATTCTTGTGAGACACGTATATCTGAATTAGCCTGTATAATGGAATAGGCTCCCATAAACATACTTCGGCATGTACGGTGTGCAGCTGCAAGGCTAGGAAGGTTTCGCCAATTTTACCACATCTTACTTTCAAGCTCCGCGTGATCAATTAGTATGGAAGTATGAAAGGCAAAAATCTTATGGTGACTCTGGGGGGTTTACAGGATGACGTCTGGGGTAGCTTGGGTCAGGCCATAGTACTACAcaggaggagatggcatgACATGTATTTTGTTGCTTGTGTTGGCAGCGGATCGCCAGCATCTACGCGGAGGAAACATGAGCAGGTCACCGCCTATTATACATCTAGataatacttactagttACTTGGAAAATTACTTTCAAGGAACTTCGCCATCCATTTACTGGGGAAGTTGGGACTGTGGATGATGTAAATAGATATGTTCCATGTAACGGACTACTGTAGAGACTCGCTCGGCGTTAAAGCAGTGCCCATAACGCCTAAATGTATTCTCATCCCTAGCATCGTCTGGACGTCCGGAGCACAAAGTCCGAAACTCAGGTACGGAGTATTGATAGGCTTCATAGCGGCTTTCCAGAATCCCGACTGGCCGGTTGATCTCCGGTTGACGCGTCGAGAGGAAGAACTTTGACGTGCGCGTGACCAGCGGGTCCTTGTCTTAATAATCAACTTTTTGTGCTGCAGTctcttgggattgggatgaATTGTTACTACTCTGTACAGTAAAATAACTGGAGTCAGTAAGTAGTCCGTGGATTATTGAGTACTAGTATTGTTTTGTTGAATGGAAAATGCGCAGGGTCTCGGCTCAAGTGGGGCAGTCCAGATCTGATGACCTTCCCAGAAGGTGGATcacttttcctttccacccccccttttctttctggatGGTTATGGACTAACAGTTAGGTCTCCATTTTTTCACTCCATAATAGACAGTCTCGTACGAGAAACCGGGAGATGCAATGGGGTGGAATTAATGGAACCCCTGGGGGAAGCGGGGAGGATTTCTACTATTGGATGATTAGGAAGGCACAGGTCGCTGTACTTTCCCAAATTTACCTACACATTACTACTATATCTTTAGTATTTCATtatactctttcttcctccaattTTTCTTTCCACTATAGTAGTGCTTCTACCTGGTAGTAGAGTAAGTACTAGTCATTCCATGGTATTCTAGATAAGATGAAGACTCTAGGAGAAATTATTTCCATCTGCCCCAAATTTCTCCCTCGTCTCCCCACGGAATTCAACCCATCTGGGACAAGGCAGCTCAAATAGGTAATCTGCCAGGACGCCGGCCTCGGCAGCCATGCATTGGTCACCGTCCATCTTTTTTACTCTTTTgccagatcatcatcatccagcctAAACTTTAGAGCCCTGTCTTAGCTATTCTATTTCTGattcaatattattattcactATCTTACTTAATTTTTCTGTTATCTCTTCCAATAAGAGAGAGTTGTCCGTTTTTATGTCATTACCTTGTTATCCGACTTATGTTGGGGTATGCTTATCGGCTTTCATTTTCTGTCACCATTTCTGGTTCACTATGTAGTCTATCTAGTACTACCTTATCCGACTTGAAGTTTCTCACCCCCTgtcctcttttttccttttttactTACTGATAAtcggaggaaaagagggctTGGCTGGACAGGAGGCAAGATGCATTCTCCATCCGGATAAGATGGTCCGTCCTTTAAAACCCAATCACACCGATGCTACCACCCCCCTTCTTAGATAGcagatagtagtaggtggTCATAGTAGTTCTACAGCGTGGTACAGTAGTAAGTTGGTGACTGGCTAATGGCCAATGCATAATCTACTAAGTACGTAGTTAGCTGTTCTCATTCTTTCCCAATTACCCAACTCTTAGtacccccttccccccgGGGGGAAGAAAACAAAGGTGTGGGCCTATCCTTCCGGTCCGTCTGGAGTCATGCATGGTCTGGCTAATTAGGTGATCtctggctgcttcttctgctccttcttcctcttctttgcctttgccttcctttccccctctcaCCCCCAACCTGCGACCCACCCTGGCGGATTGGATGAATGCTTGGCCCGTCTGATGATCTGGCCGGAGTACCGAGTACAACCTGCAGCtcccatctatctattcattcTCTCAGGCCCATCCGAAGTAGATCACTGGCTCGGCTCGCATGGTAAACCTCCCCCCATGTAGGTCGCTGCTGAGGTGAGGATCTTGCCATCCTCTCGCCTTCTTGCCCGTT harbors:
- a CDS encoding FGGY-family carbohydrate kinase (COG:G;~EggNog:ENOG410Q5AZ;~InterPro:IPR018485,IPR018484,IPR006003,IPR043129;~PFAM:PF00370,PF02782;~go_function: GO:0016773 - phosphotransferase activity, alcohol group as acceptor [Evidence IEA];~go_process: GO:0005975 - carbohydrate metabolic process [Evidence IEA]), yielding MASIPQMPYRRPSRQGSRQASIDTRDEIQVRVDHYIGIDVGTGSARACIIDSKGDIVGLASENIGLWQPQQGYYEQSTNDIWRCICVAVQRAISQHNIDPETVRGIGFDATCSLSVFSNVTNEPISVTGPNFNSDRNVILWLDHRPVEETERINATNHNLLRYVGGKMSIEMEIPKVLWLKNHMPKELFDQCKFFDLADALTYIATGAEQRSFCSVVCKQGYVPVGVDGSVKGWQEDFLKQIGLEDLSKDDFKRMGGVDGNGNYLSAGELVGTLCDKAASELGLPPGIAIGSGVIDAYAGWIGTVGAKVDLESEQLSSDIAKNDKAQAFSRLAAVAGTSTCHLAMSPDPVFVPGVWGPYRDTIQPGYWMAEGGQSATGELLKHVIETHPAFNQALSIAESYNANIYEYLNEHLREMVHDQKAPSISYLGRHIFFYGDLWGNRSPIADSAMTGSLIGMTSDKSVDGLAIHYYATLEFIALQTRQIVETMNKAGHSLTSIFMSGSQCQNDILVKLIASACDMPVLIPRYIHAAVCHGAAMLGAKAASADAEGKTEDLWSIMDRMSKPGKKVVPTTDKTEKALLDAKYKVFLEQCYKQQEYRALVDQAVASWKS
- a CDS encoding calcium/hydrogen antiporter (BUSCO:EOG09260KWP;~COG:P;~EggNog:ENOG410PGXA;~InterPro:IPR004837,IPR005185;~PFAM:PF01699,PF03733;~TransMembrane:14 (o270-296i405-425o431-454i498-519o539-560i572-592o604-624i636-659o704-724i924-944o956-981i993-1017o1029-1049i1061-1079o);~go_component: GO:0016021 - integral component of membrane [Evidence IEA];~go_process: GO:0055085 - transmembrane transport [Evidence IEA]), producing MSNNDEREGQGPSHPIDPADSSSNVDNEDMSSGAYRQQRNATQSRRNYGTLDSPARMDLDPRLEENQPESSSRMPTSQSTSTPPLQPDRPRKPSVTRRMSSKRQVPHKGQEFSTEDDVQEVEEDIALQHASNPQSSPRIRPLRKQSSTLRRRLNARMNSPLIQPETENESEEVTGLPDPGTELEPSAEQSESGSPDSNDNNDEDEAETSDAESFTLKDRQQAINETHPFGIRLWKPALYKKSRSVEKTAEGDIHSSPGGRVGNLLFLTNLLWTVFFGWWLALAALTGAVACFVFAYSPSALEYGRVFSGLSWYLIYPFGSFVRLDTDENYAEEDEGEGRSISEYEQWQNGDLEHGRLFFGPRRDRSLVGRRRNSVDSASEQDSLLGRTQRGSPRESPLSHPKRRLFGRGEWTLGRVVFFVFFYFLVGPLMLLVSLLCWLLVFWIPMGRVTIILFDHLRRHPLALSYHSDTTYTRLSPGSSSSVLLCTYRAAGLRYWKYTVGGTNIFLINLLGVVLFVIFDYFLLSETLGLQSAITHPGLIFTLALVSIIPLAYFIGQAVASISAQSSMGMGAAVNAFFSTVVEVYLYCVALTEGKGQLVEGSIIGSIFAGILFLPGLSMCFGAIKRKTQRFNVKSAGVTSTMLMFAVIAAFGPTLFYQIYGSHELNCRLCVTTVGTEDSDCRRCYFSQTPAVNDSFFRKAVQPYSWFAAIFLFLSYVIGLWFTLRTHAALIWATEVEEKKAVALANEQAAYEARHGDFPHIQAGSTGGSITKGSVRDSQLYKRILGQSLKQVGLSENPNDHNAQSDSTSSLQGKSTTPYLVPPRTEGDDSNPKLRNFTGLSNEDNEDLVRQVTEVAATAAAVAARDAARTRKPLAQQASTRQAAKSPADQVKTLLEESEDIGLEPGHTSGGHDAPNWSKTRSSVILLGATILYAVIAEILVNTVDVVLESVDIDEKFLGITLFALVPNTTEFLNAISFAMNGNIALSMEIGSAYALQVCLLQIPALVLFSALYARVIDPSELLSHTFNLIFPQWDMVSVILCVFLLSYVHGEGKSNYFKGSILVLTYLVVVIGFYLSGYSNLETMGVDRFDTLALGSSPVEKYYTIGRTRSGRAF
- the RPT6 gene encoding proteasome regulatory particle base subunit RPT6 (COG:O;~EggNog:ENOG410PJ13;~InterPro:IPR041569,IPR003959,IPR027417,IPR003593, IPR032501,IPR003960,IPR005937,IPR035261;~PFAM:PF16450,PF00004,PF07724,PF17862,PF07728;~go_component: GO:0005737 - cytoplasm [Evidence IEA];~go_function: GO:0005524 - ATP binding [Evidence IEA];~go_function: GO:0016787 - hydrolase activity [Evidence IEA];~go_function: GO:0016887 - ATPase activity [Evidence IEA];~go_function: GO:0036402 - proteasome-activating ATPase activity [Evidence IEA];~go_process: GO:0030163 - protein catabolic process [Evidence IEA]) is translated as MALDNYYRNKIESMKLEIIQGQAVLRRLEAQRNDYNSRVRLLREELGLLQQPGSYVGEVVKVMSTKKVLVKVHPEGKYVVDIADGVDISKLTVGKRVALLSDSYKLEKMLPSSVDPLVSLMMVEKVPDSTYDMIGGLDQQIKEIKEVIELGLKHPELFESLGIAQPKGVLLYGPPGTGKTLLARAVAHHTDCRFIRVSGSELVQKYIGEGSRMVRELFVMAREHAPSIIFMDEIDSIGSSRIDSAGSGDSEVQRTMLELLNQLDGFEPTKNIKIIMATNRLDILDPALLRPGRIDRKIEFPPPSVEARADILRIHSRSMNLTRGINLTKIAEKMNGCSGAELKGVCTEAGMYALRERRVHVTQEDFDLATAKILNKHDDKEVAVSKLFK